One window of Calypte anna isolate BGI_N300 chromosome 9, bCalAnn1_v1.p, whole genome shotgun sequence genomic DNA carries:
- the SERP1 gene encoding stress-associated endoplasmic reticulum protein 1: MVAKQRIRMANEKHSKNISAAPGTSPRPRGRPPEGEGVRSGPAVGPLFIFAGLRISHLPDHPGASGWACEGPRPPPALPWTVPPAGARQPRFLLAAAAAERCRHRPRRHSSPVTISESFRIF; encoded by the exons ATGGTGGCCAAGCAGCGCATCCGCATGGCCAACGAGAAGCACAGCAAGAACATCAGCGCAGCGCCGGGAACGTCGCCAAGACCTCG AGGACGGCCGCCGGAGGGAGAAGGCGTCCGGTCGGGCCCGGCTGTTGGGCCGCTCTTCATCTTCGCTGGTTTGCGGATCAG CCATCTTCCAGATCATCCAGGAGCATCCGGATGGGCATGTGAGGGTCCCCGCCCGCCCCCAGCGCTGCCATGGACTGTCCCCCCGGCCGGCGCCCGCCAGCCCCGGTTCCTCCTCGCAGCGGCTGCCGCGGAGCGGTGCCGGCACCGGCCACGTCGGCATTCCAGTCCCGTCACCATTTCCGAGTCATTCCGAATTTTCTAA